Proteins found in one archaeon genomic segment:
- a CDS encoding pyruvate dehydrogenase (acetyl-transferring) E1 component subunit alpha, whose translation MTESDFMKSSGADAVPRIFSEADFKFAKAEEVLYQRLSPDGTLRGKEPNISADDLTRFYEQLIFGRLFDEKASNLSTLREIGTYAPGKGQEGGQVGFVNALVKGDWYVPMYRDAAGMLGFGMPPAKLLQYWGGDERGMEIPEELNMLPLAVPVATQLPHAVGLAMARRLQGDRSVTFVSTGDGGTSKGDFHEALNFAGVYDLPVVFGVENNQWAISVKRNQQTAAKTIAQKAVAYGFEGILVDGNDVVASYEATKYAVEKARRGGGPTLIEYSTYRLGPHTTAELVSNKLKAPEEVAEWEKRSPITRFEAYLRSRGILDDAKKAALAQAAQKKMDEAVAAYRAITTPDPSVIFDYMYSKLTPRLAEQKREAFGVESKEPAAPPEPTMRGGRPGVNIRNAVNMALREGLQGDSRVVVFGEDVGKNGGVFQVTRGLQDEFGADRVFDTPLAELGIAGLFVGLSVGGMIPVAEFQFDGFSVPAFDQIFGHIARMRNRTRGRYAPRGVVRFPYGAGIRAPEHHSDSPEAYYSHTPGLKVVIPSNAYDAKGLLASALRDEDPVIFMEPKRLYDSPKMDVPEEPYSIPLGKAKVVREGSDVTIVSYGAMMVPTLQAADALQSEKSISAEVLDLRTVSPLDFPAVLASVQKTGRLVIVHEAPLSLGLGAEIAATVADKGLDYLKAPIRRVAGFDTVVPLSKLEDYYIPNKDRIVKAAAELARY comes from the coding sequence TTGACCGAATCGGACTTCATGAAGTCCTCAGGCGCAGACGCGGTCCCGAGGATTTTCAGCGAGGCAGACTTCAAGTTCGCAAAGGCAGAGGAGGTCCTCTACCAGCGCCTCTCCCCTGACGGGACCCTGCGGGGCAAGGAGCCTAACATCAGTGCTGACGACCTCACGCGCTTCTATGAGCAGCTGATCTTCGGCAGGCTCTTCGACGAGAAGGCCAGCAACCTCTCCACCCTCAGAGAGATTGGGACATACGCCCCCGGGAAGGGCCAGGAAGGCGGGCAGGTGGGCTTCGTCAACGCGCTCGTGAAGGGCGACTGGTACGTTCCCATGTACAGAGACGCCGCAGGGATGCTCGGCTTCGGGATGCCCCCGGCCAAGCTCCTGCAGTACTGGGGTGGGGACGAGAGGGGGATGGAGATCCCCGAAGAACTGAACATGCTGCCGCTCGCAGTGCCCGTTGCCACCCAGCTTCCCCACGCCGTCGGCCTCGCGATGGCGAGGAGGCTCCAGGGCGATAGGTCTGTGACATTCGTTTCTACCGGGGACGGCGGAACCTCAAAGGGCGACTTCCACGAGGCCCTGAACTTCGCAGGAGTCTACGACCTCCCGGTCGTCTTCGGGGTCGAGAACAATCAGTGGGCCATCTCGGTCAAGAGGAACCAGCAGACGGCCGCCAAGACCATAGCGCAAAAGGCCGTCGCCTACGGGTTCGAAGGCATCCTGGTGGACGGGAACGACGTCGTCGCCTCGTATGAAGCAACAAAGTACGCGGTCGAGAAGGCGAGGCGGGGCGGTGGCCCGACGCTGATAGAGTATTCCACCTACAGGCTCGGCCCCCACACCACCGCCGAGTTGGTGTCAAACAAGCTGAAGGCCCCCGAGGAGGTCGCCGAGTGGGAGAAGCGGAGCCCGATAACGCGCTTCGAGGCGTACCTGAGGTCGAGGGGGATCTTGGACGACGCTAAGAAGGCCGCCCTTGCCCAGGCCGCTCAGAAGAAGATGGACGAGGCGGTCGCCGCCTACAGGGCGATTACTACCCCCGACCCGTCGGTAATCTTCGACTACATGTACTCCAAGCTGACCCCCAGGCTCGCTGAACAGAAGAGAGAGGCGTTCGGAGTCGAGAGCAAGGAGCCCGCGGCGCCGCCCGAACCGACCATGCGTGGTGGGCGTCCGGGAGTCAACATCCGCAACGCGGTCAACATGGCCCTCAGAGAGGGCCTTCAGGGGGACAGCCGGGTCGTTGTCTTCGGAGAGGACGTCGGCAAGAACGGCGGGGTCTTCCAGGTCACCAGGGGGCTCCAGGACGAGTTCGGGGCTGACCGGGTCTTCGATACGCCGCTCGCAGAGCTCGGAATAGCAGGGCTCTTCGTCGGGCTCTCTGTTGGGGGGATGATCCCCGTCGCAGAGTTCCAGTTCGACGGATTCTCAGTCCCGGCCTTCGACCAGATCTTCGGGCACATCGCGCGGATGAGGAACAGGACGAGAGGGAGGTATGCCCCGAGAGGCGTCGTGCGTTTCCCCTACGGCGCAGGGATTCGCGCCCCCGAGCACCATTCGGACTCGCCCGAAGCTTACTACTCTCACACTCCGGGGCTCAAGGTGGTCATCCCTTCGAACGCCTACGATGCCAAGGGCCTCCTCGCTTCGGCCCTTAGAGACGAAGATCCGGTCATCTTCATGGAGCCGAAGAGGCTCTACGACTCCCCCAAGATGGACGTGCCGGAGGAACCGTACTCCATCCCGCTTGGCAAGGCCAAGGTGGTCCGCGAGGGCTCCGACGTCACCATCGTCTCCTACGGAGCGATGATGGTCCCCACCCTGCAGGCCGCCGACGCGCTCCAGTCCGAGAAGTCGATATCGGCCGAGGTGCTCGACCTGAGGACGGTGTCGCCCCTCGACTTCCCTGCCGTCCTTGCCTCGGTCCAGAAGACCGGCAGGCTCGTCATAGTCCACGAAGCGCCGCTATCTCTCGGGCTCGGCGCCGAGATCGCAGCCACAGTCGCGGACAAGGGGCTCGACTACCTGAAGGCCCCGATCCGGCGCGTCGCCGGCTTCGACACCGTCGTCCCCCTCTCGAAGCTCGAAGACTACTACATCCCCAACAAGGACCGGATAGTGAAGGCCGCAGCGGAGCTGGCGCGCTACTAG
- a CDS encoding helix-turn-helix domain-containing protein, translating into MMISPYEIVSKSALPALRAMVAKRLREDYHMTQQEVAKRLGVTQASISNYARKTRGMMVNLEGDTTVSKAADNIARELSSEDSDERETLRSMTNVLDYIRFNHMMCTLHSELEPGFRVEGCYACDGALSGKDFGNLKILVGR; encoded by the coding sequence TTGATGATAAGCCCGTATGAGATAGTCTCGAAGTCGGCCCTGCCCGCCCTCAGGGCCATGGTCGCAAAGCGACTGAGGGAAGACTACCACATGACCCAGCAGGAAGTCGCGAAGCGCCTCGGTGTCACCCAGGCGTCCATCAGCAACTACGCTCGGAAGACGAGGGGCATGATGGTCAATCTGGAGGGTGACACGACGGTCTCCAAGGCAGCCGACAACATCGCGCGCGAGCTCTCCTCAGAGGACTCGGACGAGCGGGAAACGCTCCGTTCCATGACCAACGTCCTCGACTACATCAGGTTCAACCATATGATGTGCACACTGCACAGCGAGCTCGAGCCCGGGTTCCGGGTCGAAGGCTGCTATGCGTGCGACGGCGCGCTCTCCGGAAAGGATTTTGGTAACCTGAAGATACTAGTCGGCCGCTGA
- a CDS encoding 2-oxo acid dehydrogenase subunit E2 — MYELKLPDIGEGVSEGEILKWMVKEGETIKEDQPLVEVMTDKVNVQIPSPRTGKVTKILVKEGDIAKVGETIIVIDDGSATPASQPAGQVSRPTPASTPQTSTPQAESGQGPTGVMATPATRRLARELGVDIAAVRGSGPQNRVTDEDVRRASSGSKAAATTTILQPSAPRAGKNEELVPLKGIRKTIAERMVKSQRTTAQVTHVDEADMTELVLLREALKGSAEKRGVRLTYLPFIIKALVPALKDFPYLNSSLDEASGNIVLKKYYNIGIATDTEQGLVVPVVKEADKKDIFELAGEIEKLADKARKGQLALDDVHGSTFTITNVGAIGGLFATPIINLPEVAILGLHKISKRPVVREGRIEVRDTTYLSLSFDHRVLDGAYAARFTSRIIETIQDTKKLLSEVL; from the coding sequence ATGTACGAGCTAAAACTTCCCGACATCGGCGAAGGCGTCTCCGAGGGGGAGATCCTGAAGTGGATGGTCAAGGAGGGGGAGACGATCAAGGAAGACCAGCCCCTTGTCGAGGTCATGACCGACAAGGTCAACGTGCAGATCCCATCCCCAAGGACCGGAAAGGTCACCAAGATCCTCGTCAAGGAAGGAGACATCGCCAAAGTCGGCGAGACGATAATCGTGATCGACGATGGAAGCGCTACCCCCGCTTCACAGCCCGCGGGCCAAGTTTCGCGCCCAACGCCAGCCTCGACACCCCAGACCTCCACGCCTCAGGCTGAGTCGGGGCAGGGTCCGACCGGAGTCATGGCTACCCCTGCGACAAGGCGCCTCGCCCGCGAGCTCGGAGTCGACATCGCTGCGGTCAGAGGCTCAGGTCCTCAGAACCGGGTGACTGATGAAGACGTCCGTCGCGCATCTTCGGGTTCAAAGGCTGCCGCGACGACCACCATCCTGCAGCCGTCAGCCCCAAGAGCTGGGAAGAACGAGGAGCTCGTCCCGCTGAAGGGGATCAGAAAGACGATAGCCGAGCGCATGGTAAAGTCCCAGAGGACCACGGCGCAGGTCACTCACGTCGACGAAGCGGACATGACGGAGCTGGTCCTGCTCCGGGAGGCCCTCAAAGGGAGCGCGGAGAAGCGCGGGGTCCGTCTGACGTACCTCCCGTTCATTATCAAGGCCCTGGTGCCAGCACTGAAGGACTTCCCCTACCTCAACTCCTCGCTCGACGAGGCGAGCGGGAACATCGTGCTGAAGAAATACTACAACATCGGAATCGCGACAGACACGGAACAGGGGCTTGTAGTCCCGGTCGTGAAGGAAGCGGACAAGAAGGACATCTTCGAGCTGGCCGGCGAGATCGAGAAGCTGGCCGACAAGGCCCGCAAGGGGCAGCTGGCCCTCGACGACGTGCACGGGTCGACCTTCACGATCACGAACGTGGGGGCGATCGGTGGGCTCTTCGCCACCCCGATAATCAACCTCCCGGAGGTCGCGATTCTGGGGCTTCACAAGATCAGCAAGCGACCCGTGGTCCGCGAAGGGCGGATCGAAGTCAGGGACACTACCTACCTCTCTCTCAGCTTCGACCACAGGGTACTAGACGGGGCCTACGCCGCCCGCTTCACCAGCCGCATCATAGAGACCATCCAGGACACCAAGAAGCTCCTGTCCGAAGTGCTCTGA
- the lipA gene encoding lipoyl synthase, translating to MQVEKPQWLTVRPPGGENYLELKGLFRDLNLHTVCEEAHCPNVQECWGGGTATLMLMGDVCSRACRFCMVTPGKPAGALDQLEPENVAFALSKMGLTYVVLTSVDRDDLPDGGAGHFARTIRMVKEKIPDLLVEVLVPDFQGDLDSLKEVVSAGPDVIAHNIETTMSLTPSVRDPRAQYWQSLSVLRNVKKLSPRTYTKSSIMVGLGETREEMTQAMIHLRRAGVDFLTVGQYLRPSGRHLKVEEYVPPSTFEEYQRIGEGLGFRYVASGPLVRSSYKAGEFFIRAAMESDKGTD from the coding sequence ATGCAAGTCGAGAAGCCCCAGTGGCTAACCGTCCGGCCTCCGGGCGGCGAAAACTACCTTGAACTCAAGGGCCTATTCAGGGACCTGAACCTGCACACCGTCTGCGAGGAGGCGCACTGCCCCAACGTGCAGGAGTGCTGGGGAGGCGGTACGGCGACCTTGATGCTGATGGGGGACGTTTGTTCCAGGGCCTGCCGCTTCTGCATGGTGACGCCCGGGAAGCCGGCCGGTGCGCTCGACCAGCTCGAACCTGAAAACGTGGCCTTCGCACTGTCCAAGATGGGGCTGACCTACGTGGTGCTGACCTCGGTGGACAGAGACGACCTTCCCGACGGGGGCGCCGGGCACTTCGCCAGGACCATACGAATGGTGAAAGAGAAGATCCCCGACCTCCTGGTCGAGGTCCTGGTCCCCGACTTCCAGGGCGACCTTGACTCGCTGAAAGAAGTCGTCTCCGCAGGTCCGGACGTAATCGCCCACAACATCGAGACCACCATGTCGCTGACCCCTTCTGTGAGGGACCCCAGGGCCCAGTACTGGCAGTCCCTATCCGTCCTGAGGAACGTAAAGAAGCTGAGCCCCAGGACCTACACGAAGTCTTCCATCATGGTCGGACTCGGAGAAACCAGGGAGGAGATGACGCAGGCCATGATCCACCTGAGGCGCGCCGGGGTCGACTTCCTGACGGTGGGACAGTACCTTCGGCCCTCTGGGCGCCATCTGAAGGTCGAGGAGTACGTCCCGCCTTCCACCTTCGAGGAGTACCAGAGAATCGGCGAGGGCCTCGGATTCCGATACGTAGCGTCAGGCCCGCTCGTTCGGAGCAGCTACAAGGCAGGCGAGTTCTTCATCAGGGCTGCGATGGAGAGCGACAAAGGTACTGACTAA
- the lpdA gene encoding dihydrolipoyl dehydrogenase: MLEADVTVIGGGPGGYVCAIRAAQLGLRTILVEADKVGGECLNYGCIPSKSLITVSKLFDKVKEAEKYGLVATGVSVNYAQMQKWKGEVVSKLVSGVEGLLKGNHATVLKGEAEITAAGKVSVTTAQGTEEITTKNIVIATGTRTVQLPGLEFDGSLVIGSKEALELMDAPGKLLIVGGGAIGLEFASMYQRLGSKVTVVELMDQLMPGADPEVVRLVHKKLEGRGGKVHLKSKVLSVSKSGGVAKAEVETPEGRVSVEADRILVSVGRKPRTEKLNLQAIGVKTDQRGFITTDEHMRTNVPGIFAIGDVRGPPLLAHKASKEGIVAAESAAGLPTAADWTVIPDAVFCDPEVASVGLTEAKAIEAGYSVKKSRFQFAALGRALSTGEPEGFVKVVAKAEDGLVLGVQIVGPEASNLISEVALAIEMGATVEDIALTVHPHPTLPEAIMEAAESAAGRPIHQLKS; this comes from the coding sequence TTGCTAGAGGCTGACGTCACGGTCATCGGAGGAGGTCCCGGGGGCTACGTCTGCGCAATCCGCGCCGCACAACTTGGGCTCAGGACTATACTCGTGGAGGCCGACAAGGTCGGGGGAGAGTGTCTCAACTACGGCTGCATCCCTTCAAAGTCGCTCATCACAGTCTCGAAGCTCTTCGACAAGGTGAAGGAGGCAGAGAAGTACGGGCTCGTCGCAACCGGGGTCTCGGTAAACTACGCCCAGATGCAGAAGTGGAAGGGCGAGGTCGTCTCGAAGCTCGTTTCCGGAGTCGAAGGCCTGCTCAAGGGCAACCACGCGACCGTCCTGAAGGGAGAGGCAGAGATCACGGCGGCAGGGAAGGTCTCCGTGACTACGGCCCAGGGCACTGAGGAGATAACGACTAAGAACATAGTCATAGCGACCGGGACGAGAACGGTCCAACTACCCGGCCTCGAGTTCGACGGGTCGCTGGTCATAGGCTCAAAAGAAGCGCTGGAACTCATGGACGCTCCCGGCAAGCTCCTGATCGTCGGCGGCGGAGCGATAGGACTCGAGTTTGCTTCGATGTACCAGAGGCTCGGGAGCAAGGTGACGGTCGTGGAGTTGATGGACCAGCTCATGCCCGGAGCCGATCCCGAAGTCGTCAGGCTCGTCCACAAGAAGCTCGAAGGCAGGGGCGGGAAGGTCCACCTGAAGTCAAAGGTCCTGTCAGTCTCAAAGTCAGGAGGGGTCGCGAAGGCCGAAGTGGAGACGCCCGAGGGCAGGGTCTCTGTAGAGGCCGACAGAATCCTAGTGAGCGTGGGCCGGAAGCCGAGGACAGAGAAGCTGAACCTTCAGGCAATCGGTGTCAAGACCGACCAGAGGGGGTTCATCACCACGGACGAGCACATGAGGACCAACGTACCCGGCATCTTCGCAATCGGCGACGTGCGCGGTCCTCCTCTCCTCGCGCACAAGGCCTCGAAAGAAGGGATCGTCGCCGCCGAATCTGCAGCTGGCCTGCCCACCGCAGCGGACTGGACGGTGATTCCTGACGCAGTCTTCTGCGACCCTGAGGTCGCGAGTGTAGGCCTGACCGAGGCTAAGGCCATCGAAGCGGGCTACTCGGTGAAGAAGAGCCGATTCCAATTCGCCGCACTCGGCAGGGCCCTCTCGACCGGGGAGCCTGAGGGTTTCGTGAAGGTCGTCGCAAAGGCGGAGGACGGGCTCGTCCTGGGGGTCCAGATAGTCGGGCCGGAGGCCTCCAACCTCATCAGCGAGGTCGCCCTGGCGATAGAAATGGGCGCCACTGTCGAAGACATCGCGCTGACCGTGCATCCCCACCCGACCCTTCCCGAGGCGATCATGGAGGCAGCCGAGTCCGCGGCCGGAAGGCCGATTCACCAGCTGAAGTCATGA